GTCGGTGAGCCCTCCGGCCGGGAGCAGGTCCAGCTGGAGCGCGAACAGCCAGACCGCGAGCAGGGCGGTCCAGAAGACCGGCGCGGCCTCCAGGGTGTAGGCGAGCGAGGTGACCGCCCGGTCGGTCCACGAGCCGGGGCGGCGGGCGGCGAGCACTCCGGCGGCCGTGCCGGCGAGCACCGCGACGCCGAACGCGACCGCGCACAGCAGCGCCGACCAGACGAGGCGTTCACCGATCACCTCGGTGACCGGCTGGCGCATCACCCCGGAGTCGCCGAGTTCGCCCGTGACGGCCTGGGTCAGCCACCGCCACCAGCGCGCCGCGAAGGGTTCGCCGGCGCCGAGGTTGGCGCGCAGCCGGTCCAGGGTCTCCTGGTCGGCGCCCAGGACCGCGGTCCCGCCGTAGGCCCTGACGGGGTCGAAGGGGGACGCGGCGGCGACGGCGAAGACGCCGAAGGTGACGAGGAGGAGGGCGGGGACGGCGAACAGGGCCCGGCGTGCCACCAGCCGCCCCATCGCCCCCCAGGGGAGCGGTGTCATTCCTTCGGCTGCCAGTCCTCGACGTTCCACCACGGTCCGCTGGCGAATCCGTGTTCGTGGGGTTCGGTCTGGGTGGTCAGCCCCTCCCAGCGGTCGGCGAGCACGTACAGGTGGTCGATGTGGGTGAGGAAGGTGTAGCCGGGGTCCTCGACGAGCTCCTTCTGGACCGTGTCGTAGGCGGCCTTGCGGGCGAGCGGGTCCTGGACCCGGCGCCCGGTGTCCAGGGCCTTGTCCACCGCCGGGTTGTCGTAGCGGCCCATGTTGTTGAA
This DNA window, taken from Streptomyces nitrosporeus, encodes the following:
- a CDS encoding ABC transporter permease, which codes for MGRLVARRALFAVPALLLVTFGVFAVAAASPFDPVRAYGGTAVLGADQETLDRLRANLGAGEPFAARWWRWLTQAVTGELGDSGVMRQPVTEVIGERLVWSALLCAVAFGVAVLAGTAAGVLAARRPGSWTDRAVTSLAYTLEAAPVFWTALLAVWLFALQLDLLPAGGLTDTASEHVSPGQVLSHVVLPAGVLALSQLPWFTLYVRQGVGDALAEDPVRGARARGLSERTVLLGHALRSGLLPVLTLIGSRVPELITGALLVETVFSWPGIAAATVEAATSVDFPLLAALTTLATVAVLAGNLLADLLYGLTDPRVELNRL